aacaaaaaaaaaaaaaaaaaaaaaatatataaatatatatatataattaataaaaaatgatatataattcaaattaaatttaaaataaaatgaaaaaaaaaatacaaaacggaaaaatattctatataatatagaacacggacacaaaaaaaaaaaaaaaaaaaaaaattcataaGACTCACATTTTGATTATGgcattatatatatatatatatatatatatatatatacatattttaatatgttaACATTTTACTTTGAtccatatatttatttaacCTATGATTATTTAAGAGAAtgttcataatataatcTCTATATAAATTATCTATGTCAATATActtattaaaatatttatatttataataatgtattgaataatatacaaGATAGTTACATCTCCACAGAGATCGTgatatttttcttatatatttaataaactgtttattttctttcgtattattataaacataaataacGATATGAAgtattttactttttttttttctgtttgtattataattatctttACTTTGTTCATGTGTGTTACAAGTATTGGTATTTGTATGTGTTGAGTTgttattatgattattaatatatattttatttatatacatgttattatatgtattgctattattactttggatattattatgatgaaTTTGATCAGtttcatttatatcttttttttgattCATCTCATTAATCAGTTTTGAATATGTTTCgttaataaatttaatttcGTCATGAtcattaaatttaaaataaatgcTGCCcattctttttcttcttcttctcATCATTCCTtgaaaattaaataaacTTTGTTTAAGATAAGCTTCTAGAAATGTTAGTGCACACAGTAGATGTGATAAACATATATCTAAAATACAAAAGGTTTTTagatttttattttttattaagaGAAGTAACCATAAAAAAGGACTACTCAAActataattaaataaagaaaaatgttctaaatttaaattattcaataaacaaataatattttttcttccttttttttcttcattttctaaaatatttttaaaaagataCAAAATTTCTACACTCAcattctttttatatttatgatttTCTATTGGCCAAATGTATCCTCctctttttaattttttcattttctttttattattatgaacaGAAGAGTTTTGTTCTTCCTTTGCCTggaaattataattatcgcaattatttttatcacCTATTAATTCACTGTCGGCTTTTAATTCACTGTAATCTTTTAATTCACTGTAATCTTTTAATTCACTGTAATCTTTTAATTCACTGTAATCTTTTAATTCACTGTCACCTTTTAATTCACTTTCCACCATTTTTGTGATATCATCTCCTTTTCTGTTGTTATTATAACTTTCAATATTTTGATTACATGACCAACTTGGTGATCGCTcaacaatatattttgtgCTCTCATCATCTGTGTcgtattttatataatttccATCCGCATAATATATTGGAGCATTTATATGgtttacatatatattatctagATATGAAGGAGTTATGAATACCTTGTTgtcattattttttatatgaagttcataattattaattgCTTCATCTTCaaaaattttttgaaaaGATGAAGCACTATTACATGTATGCTTTAATTGTCTATCcattaattttataacTTCATAcattcttttattatactctaagaatatatttttttttttattttttatatgatacgttttatctttttcatcttgtccttcaattttttttacattaatatattttgtaaaaattTCTTGTCCATTTccatataaaaaaaatgatatgagcatattataaaaataaaaaaaataatcatatgaataaatatttaaaatattgaGAGATGGCATGTTTATTGGAATAAACATTTTAATCATATCATAAGTTTGAATACCTGATAAATTTAAAACTTTCAAATTTATAAGATTATTTACATAAGGACTTAAATTTGTTTCTtgtttataattttttattttttcaaaacATTTCTTATTACAATTATAAACTATACTAATATGTTCACATAACATAtgtaatttatttttattagtTATAGGAaggttttttttttttttttcattttttacaAACTTATCgaataattttattaaattctttttttcattagatactatattattatcttcatccttataatttttttccttattaatattaaaattattaatttttttggagtttaattttatatggTATTCTTTTGTATTCGTATATGTAACTTTAGTgaatatttcattattgTCGTTTAGATCTAAATGTTcttttatatgaattttttcTAGAGAAGAGTCcttttcataatatatctCTTGATTAGTATAAGATTTATTTTCTACTAcatttgtatttttatttgatatatatgtttgAGAATCAGTTGGAAATTGTGtatgtataaaaatttCACTATCAATAGAATATTGAGTACTAGTAGATACTTGTTTATCTAAAGATGATTTAATATCTATTGGTAATTTATTACTTTCAAATAAGTTTATATCTACATCcatttttgttttatttaaaaaatgttctTCCTCATGTTCACATCTTTTGTTGTTCAGCTGATCTTCTACTTTTTCATCACATTTttcacattttttttttttttcctttttagGTACCTTTCGTTGActtgatatatatttctgAATTTTTTGTAAATCCTTTTTTGTTACATAATTGAAAGATAGGTTATTAAAAAGAACTTctttagaaaaaaattcaaaaatGATACTATACGtggaatatataaataaaggACAGTTAACATCGTTTAAACCATTAATATGTAATTCTTTTAATGTATCTGCATGACTAGCTAATAAAATACTTAAGTCATAAAAATTAGCATTTCTTAAAAATTCCCcttttaaaattattttttgtaaaaatCCTTTTCCTTTTGGAACTAGCTGTTTTTTGTTGATGCCATATTGAGCATTCTTCTTAACTAAAAAGGGTACAAAAggaaataaataaaaacatatacatatatatatatatatatatatatatatatatatatatatatatatatatatatatatatatatattcattcatttatttatttgttcaCTTTTACAGTTCTATATCTTATATTATCCTTACCATAGTATGAACtgtcatatatatttttttcatcattcAGAATTGACAAGAGAAAAGCACTGAATTTATCAGACTTTACAAACTTTacaaattttatataattatttaaattcAAACATGTATTCAATTGATATAcattttcatcttttaaatattcataaatatttttattcacAAGTTTCAATTTTAAAGTTTCatttattgaaaaaaattttattagGTTCAAAAAAATGTCATCACAAAATTGGAGAAGGCCACTGTCATTTTTACTGctcattattatcacttgtcattattatatactaAGAAGTATTTACACATCAACAAGACGaaacaataaataaaaaaaaaaaaaataaataaataaataaataaataatttacatataaataaaaaaaaatatatatatataaagttaataaattttttttgtaaagGGTTATACACACATATTCAAAAGaagttaaaaaaaaaaaataaaataaaataaaagtggaacataataatataaagaaatgTGTACCTTCAAAATGAATAGAAATgatcaaaaaaaaaaaaaaaaataaaaataaaaataaaaatatatatatatataatatattgatttataattttataaaaatgtaaaatgatgatgatattaATTTTCCCTCTTTCCAATTTATTAGTGTGcacaaaaataaaataaaataaataaaataaaaataattccCGCTTCctattttataatttgaGATAGGGTCCATTCTTTGTTTTTTTCCTTgacatataaatatatacatacatatatatatatatatatatatatttattttataagttttatatttttctttattcaattgatataatatactatatataGCATCTTCACATGGGTTTTATTTTCGGGTGATggttttttattttttttgaaaaaacGTTCATTTTATGTATCCCattccaaaaaaaaaataaaaataaaataaaaataaaataaaataaaaataaaaataatgaaatgaaattttaataatatataatgtacTTGTAGAattgtattaatatatatatatattttttttttatttattatgatgatatattattttattcacTTATAATCTCATGTTTTAAAATGTGCGGACTAAAAATAAAGCATGctgaatataataatatgatattGAGCTTTGcttataaaattaaatttttgAGATTTTcaaaaagatatatttgtcagttagaaagaaaaataaaaggaaaTGATGTAATTGTTCAGAGTAGcaatatattaaaaaggaAAGAAAAAGACGATGAGGAAAATAATGTGATGATAAAATTTAAGgagaatataaataattatgatataGAAAAAGTAATTGATAACAATAAATATCAAGTTGATAATACTTTTTGtgattatataataaagagAAAGAAATTTTTAGGTTTCTTTActtatgatataaaaaagtatcaacataatattttatataaaaaaagtgaTGGATCCCTTTTGGCATATTTATATTccaataaaataaaaccATTAATATATGCGGATAGGATAAGTAATGTATTATATGTGAATTgtataaattatataaatataaataaaaataacaatgtatataataaaaattgtaatgataatattcATTTCAATTATAAACAGTctattataaaagaaaaaaaaaatctctttgatattttatataaaaagtataGTTTAgtctttttattttctgATATATCACACATTGatgaaattaataaatattttatttattttaataaacaAATCAAAATATCCAATATGGATAATCCccataataattttttatatactcAACAAATATATCCAAATAgtaaatttattaaattaagagataaacaaaaatcaatacatatattttatggTTACTTAtcaaattataattttattttatccAATTATTTTAGTACTAATTTTTATacaaatttaaaaaatacatattttcCAAATGACaactttttttatattaataataaattaaatataaatgatatgaatgctttattattacaagAAGGAAGACAGAACTTACCAtccattttattatttgatgaATGCTGTTATGTTAGGTATCATATTAAAGGTTTATATACAAACGAATCTGCATATTACCTTTTcaacatattaaaaaatttataacAACAAAGAAAAACTGACACATAAACGGCACgtcataaaaaaaaaaaaaaaaaaaatatatatatatatattatatatattataaatattgtatatatatatatatatatcttttattttgtgtatattttattattttatttcacTTGGGcaaacaaaaataataatctaAACAAACATTATCATAatcatttattaatatataaattaaaatatatatataaatatttacatatatatatatatatatatattatattaatgccataaattacatataatattactatATCCCAACAATTGCAtatgtgtattttttttttttttttttttttttaaacttACCAAATTggaatattataaaaaatatattatatatatgcatgtatatataatatatatatatatatattataatatatatataataaaaggGCATTAACTATTTTTGTACTTTTTcatttcatatttattctttacatattattttttttttatctttttttttgtaattaatatgttaattttttccttGTAGGaggaaatatatttttatatgaaaataattaaaaaaaaaaaaaaaaaaaaagacaaaTAAAACTATAAAATGTTCCCAacttattaaaaataatgcaaataaaaaatatatatatatatatatatatataa
This region of Plasmodium gaboni strain SY75 chromosome 12, whole genome shotgun sequence genomic DNA includes:
- a CDS encoding putative CG2-related protein produces the protein MSSKNDSGLLQFCDDIFLNLIKFFSINETLKLKLVNKNIYEYLKDENVYQLNTCLNLNNYIKFVKFVKSDKFSAFLLSILNDEKNIYDSSYYVKKNAQYGINKKQLVPKGKGFLQKIILKGEFLRNANFYDLSILLASHADTLKELHINGLNDVNCPLFIYSTYSIIFEFFSKEVLFNNLSFNYVTKKDLQKIQKYISSQRKVPKKEKKKKCEKCDEKVEDQLNNKRCEHEEEHFLNKTKMDVDINLFESNKLPIDIKSSLDKQVSTSTQYSIDSEIFIHTQFPTDSQTYISNKNTNVVENKSYTNQEIYYEKDSSLEKIHIKEHLDLNDNNEIFTKVTYTNTKEYHIKLNSKKINNFNINKEKNYKDEDNNIVSNEKKNLIKLFDKFVKNEKKKKNLPITNKNKLHMLCEHISIVYNCNKKCFEKIKNYKQETNLSPYVNNLINLKVLNLSGIQTYDMIKMFIPINMPSLNILNIYSYDYFFYFYNMLISFFLYGNGQEIFTKYINVKKIEGQDEKDKTYHIKNKKKNIFLEYNKRMYEVIKLMDRQLKHTCNSASSFQKIFEDEAINNYELHIKNNDNKVFITPSYLDNIYVNHINAPIYYADGNYIKYDTDDESTKYIVERSPSWSCNQNIESYNNNRKGDDITKMVESELKGDSELKDYSELKDYSELKDYSELKDYSELKADSELIGDKNNCDNYNFQAKEEQNSSVHNNKKKMKKLKRGGYIWPIENHKYKKNVSVEILYLFKNILENEEKKGRKNIICLLNNLNLEHFSLFNYSLSSPFLWLLLLIKNKNLKTFCILDICLSHLLCALTFLEAYLKQSLFNFQGMMRRRRKRMGSIYFKFNDHDEIKFINETYSKLINEMNQKKDINETDQIHHNNIQSNNSNTYNNMYINKIYINNHNNNSTHTNTNTCNTHEQSKDNYNTNRKKKSKILHIVIYVYNNTKENKQFIKYIRKISRSLWRCNYLVYYSIHYYKYKYFNKYIDIDNLYRDYIMNILLNNHRLNKYMDQSKMLTY
- a CDS encoding hypothetical protein (conserved Plasmodium protein, unknown function); the encoded protein is MCGLKIKHAEYNNMILSFAYKIKFLRFSKRYICQLERKIKGNDVIVQSSNILKRKEKDDEENNVMIKFKENINNYDIEKVIDNNKYQVDNTFCDYIIKRKKFLGFFTYDIKKYQHNILYKKSDGSLLAYLYSNKIKPLIYADRISNVLYVNCINYININKNNNVYNKNCNDNIHFNYKQSIIKEKKNLFDILYKKYSLVFLFSDISHIDEINKYFIYFNKQIKISNMDNPHNNFLYTQQIYPNSKFIKLRDKQKSIHIFYGYLSNYNFILSNYFSTNFYTNLKNTYFPNDNFFYINNKLNINDMNALLLQEGRQNLPSILLFDECCYVRYHIKGLYTNESAYYLFNILKNL